Proteins encoded in a region of the Streptomyces sp. NBC_01298 genome:
- a CDS encoding Zn-dependent alcohol dehydrogenase yields MVRAAILPAVGAPLEIRDIVLPEPGPGQVRVRLAAAGVCHSDLSLTNGTMRVPVPAVLGHEGAGTVLAVGEGVTHVAPGDGVVLNWAPSCGQCHHCSIGEVWLCAKALTGVGAVYAHDALGAELHPGLNVAAFAEETVVSANCVLPAPAGIPLAEAALLGCAVLTGYGAVHHSAQVRPGESVAVFGVGGVGLAALQAARIAMAGPIVAVDVSPDKEELARAAGATEFLLASETTAKEIRALTGGHGADVAVECAGRAASIRAAWESTRRGGRTTVVGIGGKEQQVTFNALEIFHFARTLTGCVYGNSDPARDLPVIAAHVRAGRLDLGALVTDRITLDGIPAAFDAMLAGKGGRSLVIF; encoded by the coding sequence ATGGTCCGCGCCGCCATCCTGCCCGCCGTCGGAGCACCCCTGGAGATACGGGACATCGTCCTGCCCGAACCAGGCCCCGGCCAGGTCCGGGTGCGGCTCGCCGCCGCCGGGGTCTGCCACTCCGACCTCTCCCTCACCAACGGCACCATGCGGGTCCCCGTACCCGCCGTCCTAGGCCACGAGGGCGCGGGCACGGTCCTCGCCGTCGGCGAAGGGGTCACCCATGTCGCGCCCGGCGACGGGGTGGTGCTCAACTGGGCCCCGTCCTGCGGGCAGTGCCACCACTGCTCGATCGGCGAGGTCTGGCTCTGCGCCAAGGCCCTCACCGGGGTCGGGGCGGTGTACGCCCACGACGCCCTGGGCGCCGAGCTGCACCCCGGGCTGAACGTGGCCGCCTTCGCCGAGGAGACGGTCGTCTCGGCCAACTGCGTCCTGCCCGCCCCGGCCGGTATCCCGCTCGCCGAGGCCGCACTGCTCGGCTGCGCGGTCCTGACCGGCTACGGAGCCGTCCACCACAGCGCCCAGGTCCGCCCCGGCGAGTCGGTGGCCGTCTTCGGGGTCGGCGGCGTCGGTCTGGCGGCCCTCCAGGCGGCCCGGATCGCGATGGCGGGCCCGATCGTGGCCGTGGACGTCTCCCCGGACAAGGAGGAGCTGGCCCGGGCGGCCGGGGCCACCGAGTTCCTGCTCGCGTCCGAGACCACCGCCAAGGAGATCCGCGCACTCACGGGCGGCCACGGCGCGGACGTCGCCGTCGAGTGCGCCGGCCGGGCCGCGAGCATCCGGGCGGCCTGGGAGTCCACCCGGCGCGGCGGCCGTACGACGGTGGTCGGCATCGGGGGCAAGGAGCAGCAGGTCACCTTCAACGCCCTGGAGATCTTCCACTTCGCCCGCACCCTCACCGGCTGCGTCTACGGCAACAGCGACCCCGCCCGCGACCTCCCGGTGATCGCCGCCCACGTCCGCGCGGGCCGCCTCGACCTCGGCGCCCTCGTCACCGACCGCATCACCCTCGACGGCATCCCGGCGGCCTTCGATGCGATGCTGGCGGGCAAGGGCGGCCGTTCGCTGGTGATCTTCTAG
- a CDS encoding CitMHS family transporter has product MLTFLGFAMIATFLVLIMLKKMSPIAALVLIPALFCVFAGQGAQLGGYVIDGVGKLAPTAAMLMFAIVYFGVMIDVGLFDPIVRGILRFCRADPMRVVVGTAVLAAIVSLDGDGSTTFMITVSAMYPLYKRLGMSLVVMTGVAATANGVMNTLPWGGPTARAATALKLDAGDIFAPMIPALAVGLLFVFGLAYVLGLKERRRLGLLTLPTDTERSVEPAGEILVAAGTGPAAAGSTGTGSTGSASSGSAPSGSAGGTGSAGDADHAAEAVPAGDPAGDDGFQGLDPHRPTLRPRLYWFNAGLTVALLTAMIMELLPIPVLFLLGAALALTVNFPHMPDQKARIAAHADNVLNVAGMVFAAAVFTGVLTGTGMVKHMADWLVGAIPEGMGPHMALVTGLLSLPLTYFMSNDGFYFGVLPVLAEAGAAHGVSPLEIARASLVGQALHMSSPLVPAVYVLVGMAKVEFGDHTRFTVKWAALTSLVVLAAGMLFGII; this is encoded by the coding sequence ATGCTGACCTTCCTCGGCTTCGCCATGATCGCCACCTTCCTGGTCCTGATCATGCTGAAGAAAATGTCGCCCATCGCGGCGCTCGTCCTCATCCCCGCGCTGTTCTGCGTGTTCGCCGGCCAGGGCGCGCAGCTCGGCGGCTACGTCATCGACGGGGTCGGCAAGCTCGCGCCGACCGCCGCCATGCTGATGTTCGCCATCGTCTACTTCGGCGTGATGATCGACGTCGGCCTCTTCGACCCGATCGTCCGCGGCATCCTGCGCTTCTGCAGGGCCGACCCGATGCGCGTCGTCGTCGGCACCGCCGTCCTCGCCGCCATCGTCTCGCTCGACGGCGACGGCTCGACCACCTTCATGATCACCGTCTCGGCGATGTACCCGCTCTACAAGCGCCTCGGGATGAGCCTGGTCGTCATGACCGGCGTCGCGGCCACCGCCAACGGCGTCATGAACACCCTGCCCTGGGGCGGCCCCACCGCCCGCGCCGCGACCGCGCTCAAGCTCGACGCCGGCGACATCTTCGCACCGATGATCCCCGCGCTCGCGGTGGGCCTGCTCTTCGTCTTCGGCCTGGCCTACGTCCTCGGCCTCAAGGAACGCCGCCGCCTCGGCCTGCTGACCCTCCCCACCGACACCGAGCGGTCGGTGGAGCCGGCCGGGGAAATCCTGGTCGCGGCAGGTACGGGCCCGGCCGCCGCCGGGAGCACGGGTACCGGCTCCACCGGCTCCGCCTCGTCCGGCTCCGCCCCGTCCGGCTCCGCCGGGGGCACCGGATCCGCCGGAGACGCCGACCACGCCGCGGAAGCCGTCCCCGCCGGGGACCCCGCCGGGGACGACGGCTTCCAGGGCCTCGACCCGCACCGCCCGACCCTGCGTCCCCGCCTCTACTGGTTCAACGCGGGCCTCACCGTCGCCCTGCTCACCGCCATGATCATGGAACTGCTCCCGATCCCGGTGCTCTTCCTCCTCGGCGCGGCCCTCGCCCTCACCGTGAACTTCCCCCACATGCCCGACCAGAAGGCCAGGATCGCCGCCCACGCGGACAACGTCCTGAACGTCGCCGGGATGGTCTTCGCCGCCGCCGTCTTCACCGGAGTCCTCACCGGTACCGGCATGGTCAAGCACATGGCCGACTGGCTCGTCGGCGCCATTCCCGAGGGCATGGGTCCGCACATGGCCCTGGTCACCGGCCTGCTCAGCCTCCCCCTCACCTACTTCATGTCCAACGACGGCTTCTACTTCGGCGTCCTGCCGGTCCTCGCCGAGGCAGGCGCCGCCCACGGGGTCTCCCCGCTCGAAATCGCCCGCGCCTCCCTGGTCGGGCAGGCCCTGCACATGTCGAGCCCGCTCGTTCCGGCCGTCTACGTCCTCGTGGGCATGGCCAAGGTCGAGTTCGGCGACCACACCCGGTTCACCGTGAAGTGGGCGGCCCTGACCTCCCTGGTGGTCCTGGCGGCAGGAATGCTTTTCGGCATCATCTGA
- a CDS encoding aldehyde dehydrogenase family protein, whose translation MKAHDGMYIGGEWRAALGQGRIEVLNPADERPIASVPAGTAEDVDAAVRAARAAFPAWAATAPAERAALIGALRDVLVARKGEMAETITAELGSPLGFSEMVHVGAPIAVASSYAELGASYAFEERIGNSTVLLEPVGVVGAITPWNYPLHQIVAKVAPALAAGCTIVLKPAEDTPLTAQLFAEAVHEAGIPAGVFNLVTGTGPVTGQALAAHEGVDLVSFTGSTAVGKQIGATAGAAVKRVALELGGKSANVILPGADLAKAVAAGVGHVMNNAGQSCNALTRMLVHRDEYEEAVSLAAAAAAKYASGDPLAPGTRLGPVVSAKQRDRVRGFITKGVEEGARLVAGGPEAPHEQGYFIAPTVFADVTPGMTIAQEEIFGPVLSILSYEDQDEALAIANGTDYGLGGAVWAADEETAVAFARLMDTGQVDINGGRFNPLAPFGGYKKSGVGRELGPHGLAEYLQTKSLQF comes from the coding sequence ATGAAGGCCCATGACGGGATGTACATCGGCGGCGAGTGGCGGGCCGCCCTCGGGCAGGGCCGCATCGAGGTCCTCAACCCGGCCGACGAGAGGCCCATCGCCTCGGTCCCGGCCGGTACGGCCGAGGACGTGGACGCGGCCGTACGAGCGGCCCGCGCGGCCTTCCCGGCCTGGGCGGCCACGGCTCCGGCCGAGCGGGCCGCCCTCATCGGGGCCCTGCGCGACGTACTGGTCGCCCGCAAGGGGGAGATGGCCGAGACCATCACCGCCGAGCTGGGCTCGCCGCTGGGGTTCTCGGAGATGGTCCACGTCGGGGCGCCGATCGCCGTGGCCTCCTCCTACGCCGAGCTCGGGGCCTCGTACGCCTTCGAGGAGCGGATCGGGAACTCGACCGTGCTGCTGGAGCCGGTCGGCGTCGTCGGGGCGATCACCCCCTGGAACTACCCGCTGCACCAGATCGTTGCCAAGGTGGCACCCGCTCTCGCCGCAGGCTGCACCATCGTCCTCAAGCCCGCCGAGGACACCCCGCTGACCGCGCAGCTCTTCGCCGAAGCCGTGCACGAGGCGGGGATCCCCGCCGGGGTCTTCAACCTGGTGACCGGCACCGGCCCGGTCACCGGGCAGGCGCTGGCCGCGCACGAGGGAGTCGACCTCGTCTCCTTCACCGGATCCACCGCCGTCGGCAAGCAGATCGGCGCCACGGCCGGCGCCGCCGTCAAGCGGGTCGCCCTGGAACTGGGTGGCAAATCGGCCAATGTCATCCTCCCCGGCGCCGACCTCGCCAAGGCCGTCGCCGCGGGCGTGGGCCACGTCATGAACAACGCCGGCCAGAGCTGCAACGCGCTCACCCGCATGCTCGTCCACCGGGACGAGTACGAGGAGGCGGTTTCCCTCGCGGCCGCCGCCGCGGCCAAGTACGCCTCCGGCGACCCCCTCGCCCCGGGCACCCGCCTCGGCCCGGTCGTCAGCGCCAAGCAGCGCGACCGCGTCCGGGGGTTCATCACCAAGGGCGTGGAGGAGGGCGCGCGCCTCGTCGCGGGCGGGCCCGAGGCGCCGCACGAGCAGGGGTACTTCATCGCCCCGACCGTTTTCGCCGACGTCACGCCCGGGATGACCATCGCCCAGGAGGAGATCTTCGGCCCGGTGCTGTCGATCCTGTCCTACGAGGACCAGGACGAGGCCCTGGCCATCGCGAACGGCACCGACTACGGGCTGGGCGGGGCCGTCTGGGCGGCGGACGAGGAGACTGCCGTGGCCTTCGCGCGCCTGATGGACACCGGCCAGGTGGACATCAACGGGGGCCGCTTCAACCCGCTCGCGCCCTTCGGCGGGTACAAGAAGTCGGGCGTGGGACGCGAGCTGGGCCCGCACGGCCTCGCCGAGTACCTCCAGACCAAGTCCCTTCAGTTCTAG
- a CDS encoding acyl-CoA dehydrogenase family protein, producing the protein MNLELSEEQSAVRDLARAFTEREIAPYAAEWDRAESVDRAIVKKLGSVGFLGLTVPEEYGGSGGDHLSYVLVTEELGRGDSAVRGIVSVSLGLVAKTVAAWGSEEQKRDWLPRLCSGEALGCFGLTEPGTGSDAAALTTRARREGDAYVISGSKMFITNGTWADVVLLFARTNEDPGHRGISAFLVPADAPGLTRREIHGKLGLRGQATAELVLDGVRVPASAMLGPEGKGFSVAMSALAKGRMSVAAGCVGIAQAALDAAVSYAAQREQFGKPIAHHQLVQELIADISVDVDAARLLTWRVADLIDRGRPFATESSTAKLFASEAAVRAASNALQVHGGYGYIDEYPAGKLLRDARVMTLYEGTSQIQKLLIGRARTGVSAF; encoded by the coding sequence GTGAACCTGGAGCTCAGCGAGGAGCAGTCCGCGGTCCGTGATCTCGCCCGCGCGTTCACCGAGCGAGAGATCGCCCCGTACGCGGCCGAGTGGGACCGCGCCGAGAGCGTGGACCGGGCCATCGTGAAGAAGCTCGGCTCCGTCGGCTTCCTCGGCCTGACCGTCCCCGAGGAGTACGGCGGCTCCGGAGGGGACCACCTCTCCTACGTCCTGGTCACGGAAGAACTCGGCCGCGGGGACTCCGCCGTGCGCGGCATCGTCTCCGTCTCCCTGGGGCTGGTCGCCAAGACCGTCGCCGCCTGGGGGAGCGAGGAGCAGAAGCGCGACTGGCTGCCGCGCCTGTGCTCCGGCGAAGCCCTCGGCTGCTTCGGGCTCACCGAGCCCGGCACCGGCTCCGACGCCGCCGCCCTCACCACCCGCGCCCGGCGCGAGGGCGACGCCTACGTGATCAGCGGCAGCAAGATGTTCATCACCAACGGCACCTGGGCCGACGTGGTCCTCCTCTTCGCCCGCACGAACGAGGACCCCGGTCACCGCGGGATCTCCGCGTTCCTCGTGCCCGCCGACGCCCCCGGCCTGACCCGCCGCGAGATCCACGGCAAGCTGGGCCTGCGCGGCCAGGCCACCGCCGAGCTCGTGCTCGACGGCGTGCGCGTGCCCGCCTCCGCGATGCTCGGCCCCGAGGGGAAGGGCTTCTCCGTCGCCATGTCGGCCCTCGCGAAGGGCCGGATGTCCGTCGCCGCGGGCTGTGTCGGCATCGCCCAGGCCGCACTGGACGCGGCCGTCTCCTACGCGGCCCAGCGCGAGCAGTTCGGCAAGCCGATCGCGCACCACCAGCTGGTCCAGGAGCTGATCGCCGACATCTCCGTCGACGTGGACGCGGCCCGGCTGCTGACCTGGCGGGTCGCCGATCTGATCGACCGGGGACGGCCCTTCGCCACCGAGTCCTCCACCGCCAAGCTCTTCGCTTCCGAGGCCGCCGTCCGCGCCGCGAGCAACGCCCTCCAGGTGCACGGCGGTTACGGCTACATCGACGAGTACCCGGCCGGCAAGCTGCTGCGCGACGCCCGCGTGATGACCCTGTACGAGGGCACCAGCCAGATCCAGAAGCTCCTCATCGGCCGTGCCCGCACCGGGGTTTCGGCTTTCTGA
- a CDS encoding YiaA/YiaB family inner membrane protein, whose translation MNETQVKQQNTGAYYGQAVASFGVAIGAVSLGIYNMEADGWVRAFLGIAVLYLTTSAFTLAKVIRDRQEVTQIVSRVDQARMEKIMTSYDPFAPPKQPAPQDR comes from the coding sequence ATGAACGAGACACAGGTCAAGCAGCAGAACACCGGGGCCTACTACGGCCAGGCCGTCGCCTCCTTCGGCGTCGCCATCGGCGCGGTCTCCCTGGGGATCTACAACATGGAGGCCGACGGCTGGGTCCGCGCCTTCCTGGGCATCGCGGTCCTCTACCTCACCACCTCGGCCTTCACCCTCGCCAAGGTGATCCGCGACCGCCAGGAGGTCACCCAGATCGTCAGCCGGGTCGACCAGGCCCGGATGGAGAAGATCATGACGAGCTACGACCCCTTCGCCCCTCCGAAGCAGCCTGCTCCGCAGGATCGCTAA
- a CDS encoding TetR/AcrR family transcriptional regulator: protein MARPRKPLLSRSLIVEAAGVLVDGEGLEAVSTRRLAAALGVSGPSLYNHFRTKDEILDAVADAVSARVDLSMFEAGDGREWQVALRDWAHSYRAALSDHPNIVPVLARGPGRRPAGLRVADAVFGAMTAAGWPPAQATRIGALMRYFILGSAVGSFARGFVDDETAYDPSDYPHLGQAHLLAERQREVDEGAFETGLAALLDGLALQYAALRETTA from the coding sequence ATGGCCAGACCGCGCAAGCCCCTCCTCAGCAGATCGCTCATCGTCGAGGCGGCGGGCGTCCTGGTGGACGGCGAGGGGCTGGAGGCCGTCTCGACGCGGCGGCTGGCGGCGGCGCTGGGCGTCAGCGGGCCGTCGCTGTACAACCACTTCCGCACGAAGGACGAGATCCTGGACGCGGTCGCGGACGCGGTGAGCGCACGGGTAGACCTGTCGATGTTCGAGGCCGGGGACGGCCGGGAATGGCAGGTCGCGCTGCGCGACTGGGCGCACTCGTACCGGGCCGCCCTGTCCGACCATCCGAACATCGTTCCGGTGCTGGCGCGCGGACCGGGCCGCAGGCCGGCCGGACTGCGGGTGGCGGACGCTGTCTTCGGGGCGATGACCGCGGCCGGCTGGCCGCCGGCGCAGGCGACCCGGATCGGCGCCCTGATGCGGTACTTCATCCTCGGCTCGGCGGTGGGTTCCTTCGCCCGGGGTTTCGTGGACGACGAGACGGCATACGACCCGTCGGATTATCCGCACCTGGGCCAGGCCCACCTGCTGGCGGAGCGCCAGCGGGAGGTGGACGAGGGCGCCTTCGAAACGGGCCTCGCGGCGCTGCTGGACGGCCTGGCCCTCCAGTACGCGGCGCTGCGGGAGACCACCGCCTGA